The Caldilineales bacterium DNA segment CGAGCGGCTCGCGCTGATCTCTTGCCCGTCTTGGAGGCGGCGGTGGGCAATGGCGGCAGCCGCAAAGCCGGCGAGTTGTTGCCCCATTTCCGGCGGATGGAGGAAGCCCTGCTCACCATCCAGGGGTTGGGACTCGAATTGCGCGACATCGACGCCGGGCTGGTCGATTTTCCGTCGCAACGAGGGGGGCGGGTGGTCTATTTGTGCTGGCGCTATGGCGAAGACGCCATCCGCTTTTGGCACGACCTCGACGCTGGCTTTGCCGGGCGCCGGCCGCTGTGATCGGCGACGTGCGGGCGCCGGCAACCTGAAGACCAGGGGACGCACGCGGACATGGACGCATGGCAACCGCTGCACTTCTTGGGCGAACCGATCACGGTGGAGTGGGACGAGGCGCCCGTGTTCAGCAAACGGCCGGGGTGTCCCGATCGTTTTATCTGGCGGGGGGAAGTGTGGCCGGTGGCCGAATTGCTGAGCGAGCGCAGCGACTACGCCCGGCGCGGGCGCTTTGCCAACAACATGCGGCCTGAGCACGCCGAAGCAGCCGCGGAACGGGGGTCGTGGGGGGTGGGGCGCACCTATTTTGTGGTGCAGGTGGAGGGTGGGAGGGTATTCGAACTCTATTATGACCGCGCCCCGCAGGGCGCGCGGCGCCAGGGGACATGGTTCCTCTACCAAGAGATGGGCCGCTCCCCTGATGCCTGACCAACGAGGCATCGACTCTTTTGATCTGGAAGGTGTATAATCGCTGCTATGTCTGTTCAACTTCGCATCCTTGCCATCTTTGCCCATCCCGACGATGAGTTGGGGACGGGGGGAACCCTGGCCAAATACGCCCACCAGGGCGCCGACATCACCCTGGTCTGCGCCACCCGCGGCGAGGCCGCCACCATCTATTGCGACGACTGCGCCACACCCGCGACGCTGGCTGCCGTCCGCACCGCCGAACTGGAGTGCTGTTGCCGGCATCTGGGCATCGAGCATCTGGAATGGCTGGATTGGCCCGACGGTGGGGTGCAGTCGGCGCCGGAGGCGATGGCCCAGCTGGTGCCGCTCGTCCGGCGCCTGCGCCCGCACGTCCTCCTCACCCACGCCCATCACGGCGGCTACCCTCACCCCGACCACCTGGGCGTCCATGCCCGCGTCCGCGCCGCCTTTGACGCCGCCGCCGACCCGACCTTCGGCCCTGAATTCGGCCCGGCCTGGGCCACGCCAAAGCTGTACGTCCGCGCCATCCCCGAAACTGCCTTCGATCTTGTCCCTGGCTTTCGCGACTATCGTGTTCAACTCAACGGCCAGGCGCTGCCTTTTCAGGCCGACCCGCCCGAACACATCCATTGCTCGATCGACACCTCTGCCTGGGTGGATGCACGGCTGGCGGGATGGCAGTGCCACCGATCGCAGCACAACCCCAACGGCCTCTTCAGCGCCCTGCCTGAAGAAGTGCAGCGTCTGGTCTATAGTCACGAACACCTGCGGCTGTTCGCCCACCATCTGCCTGCCGACCTGCCGCCGCACGACAGCCTGGAAGCCGGTTTGAGCGACGATGACTGACCCCACCACGGACCTGATCATCAACCTGCGCCATTGCAGCGCCTGGGCAGTCATCTGTCTGGACTTGCTGAGTACGCACCCCACGCCCGAAGCAGATCTCTTTTTGCGCCGGATGCGTGACGAGGAGCAGATGGCCGTGGAATTGCTGGCGCGCGCGTTGCGCGAGTCGGGGACGCCGCCGGGGCTGCTTGGCCCAGACGAGGACTTGATCGCCGATGCGCGGCGCCGCCGCGACCAGACGACGCGACTGCAATTCGTTGCTGTGGGGCTGGAACGCTCGTTAGCCTGGTACCAGAACCACTTGGCCGGCGCAGACTCACCCCACCATCAACTCTGGCAAACCCTCCACGACCGCCAACTCGTCCTTCTGAGCGAGGCCAGGCGTCTTCTGGGTATATCTGATAACCAATAATACCCACCGAACTCTTTTGAGGAGCCAAAAAAACATGTCCATTCAAACCATCGGCGTTGTCGGCTGCGGCCTCATGGGCTCCGGCATCGTCGAAGTCTGCGCCCGTTCGGGCTTCGATGTCATCGTCGGCGAGATGAACGACGATTTCCTACGCTCTGGCCTGGCTCGGGTGAACAAATCGATCGAGCGCGGGGTCAGCCGCGGCAAAATCAGCGCCGAAGAAGCACAGGCGACGCTCGGCCGCATCCGCGGCACCACCGAACCAGAAGACTTCGCCCCCGTCGACCTCGTGATCGAGGCCGTCACCGAAGACATCGAACTCAAACAGCGCATCTTCCGCCGTCTGGATGCCGTCGTCGGGCCGGAAGTCATCCTGGCCTCCAACACCTCGTCGATCAGCATCGCCGCCCTTGCCGCCGTCACCAAACGCCCCGACCGCGTGCTGGGGATGCATTTCTTCAACCCCGTGCCGGTGATGGCCCTGCTCGAGCTGGTGCGCGGCATCCTCACCAGCGACGAAACCCTGGCCGTTGCCCAGGACATCGGCGCCCGCCTGGGCAAGACGACGGTGGTGGCCAAGGATAGCCCCGGCTTCATCGTCAACCGCTTGCTGATCCCCTACATCATCGACGCCATCAAACTGTACGAGGCCGGTCTGGCGACCAAAGAGGACATCGATGCCGGCGTCAAGCTGGGGCTGGCCCACCCCATGGGGCCGCTGACCCTGACCGATCTGGTGGGCCTGGACACCACCCTGGCCGTGGCCGATGTCTTGTACGCCGAATACGGCGAGCCGCGCTTCAAAGCACCGCCGCTGCTGCGCCAGATGGTGACGGCCGGTCTGCTGGGCCGCAAGTCGGGCCGTGGTTTCTACACCTACGGTTCCTGACCCTGGCCCGCCGCCCGCGGCCCTGGCTCTGGCCCACCATTGGCTGGCCGAGGAGCCGCAATCGGCGCTGGCCAACTTCACCTGGGTCAACAACGTCACCACGGCTGCCGGCCACTGCCATTTCGCCTGGGATGGCACGGGCGAGGCCGTCCATTGCCTGGCCCGGCGGCGTGGTCTGCCCTTCACTGCCATCTCGGTGGAGGGCAGCGACCCGGCCATCGTCCGCCGCCTCGCCGCCGAACTGCTCCCGGCCGGTCAGTCGGCCTACACCCTGGCCCCGCCCCGCCTCGCCGCCGTTCTCGGCCAGGCGGCGCAGGTGGAGGAAAGCCATCCGGAATGGCAGATGGTTTTCCGCCCGACGGCCACTGCCCTCGACCCCGGCCCCGCCCGTCCCCTCAGCCTGGCCGACCTGCCGGCGATGCAACGGCTGGCCCAAGTCGGCGAGGCCATGGTCTTCAGCCCCGAATCGTTGCAGCGGGGCGCCTTCTTTGGCGTCTTCGCGGCCGATGAGCTTGTGGCCATGGGCGGGGTGCAGAACGAACTTCCGGGCTGGGCCGAGATCGGCTCCATCGTCACTCACCCGGCCCACCGCCGGCAGGGCTACGCCGCCCAGGTCGTCAGCGCCCTCATCCGGCATCTGGCGGCCAGCGACCGGCGCGTCTTCCTCTGCCTCTTCCAGACCAACACCCCCGCCCGCGCCCTCTACGAAAAACTCGGTTTCGCCATCGCCAACGAGCTGCACCTGCTGCATTGGCGTCTACCCTGACCAGGGTTGATAAGGCAAGCATCCCATTCCCACCTGACCTTGTCCCTCCTCTCCCTCCCCCTCCACCCTCGTCTCGTCCACTTCCCCATCGCCTTGCTGCTGGCGGGAAGCGTTGCCATCCTGGTCTACGAATGGCGGCGCTACCGGTGGCTGGCCGGGTGGGGTTTCCTGGCCCTGCTGGCCGGCTGGGCGCTCACCCTGCCGGGGATCATCACCGGGCTGATCGACAAGTCGGCCCTGCCCCCCGATTCCGAGGCCAACCGCGTCGCCAACCTGCACACCACCGCCATCTTCGTCATGTGGGCGGTCTATGGGCTGGCCCTCTATTGGGGCTGGTTGTGGCGTGAAGACATGGATAAGGACGGTCGACGCTGGAAACTTGCCGTCCTGCTCATCCTGGCCTCGGTCATCCTGCTGGCTGCTGGCGACCTGGGCGGAAGACTGGTGTATGAACTGGGGGTTGGCGTGGACTGAGTGCGGACAGATGAAAAACTCGTCATCAGGATTGTAAGCAAGTCAACTGCTTAGCATCCCTAATTACCCTACACTAGGCTCGTTCGTTTTGATTACCCCGGGGGAGGGGATAATAGTGAAGGCCCAGGAGATTTGATGCTCCTGGGCTTTTGCTTTCTATGGAGTTTTTCTTTAGCCCTCGTCGTCCTCGACCTGGTCGAGGATGACCACCACTTCTTCACCTTCCAGGATGTCCAGTTCCTGGCGCTTGCGGGCGCTGATCATGATGAAGTGCCGGCCGTCGCCGGTGGGGAAGGCGGAGCCGTCGTAATCGCCGCCGTTGATCGTGCCCCGCACCTTCACTCGCGCTCGGCTGCGAAGATCGACACTGACCAGGCGAGGAAACTCGACGCAGTAATAGTTGCCACGCCGCACCAAAGGCCCAGCGAAGTGGATCAATGCCATCGGGCCGCGCTCCTGAGCGAAGAAAGCGGAAAGAAATCAGCCATTGGTGGGAATTCTAAGCGAAGCCAAGACCGGTTGACAAAAAAAGTCGGCTTCTTGTACTGTCGGCAACGGCCTGTGTGCTCCTGGTCTCGGCGCATGCGCCTCATGGCGCTCCTGTTCCGGAACGACGCCTTTGCTGATGGCGGCCAGGATGCAAAATGGAGGGATGATCGCGACCGGCAGGTGAACTCGGCGGGGCCAGGACGAGCCAGGGTGGGCAAATCCGGCGGGGTCGGTTCTGGTGCGGCCAGCTGGCGCGCATTTTCTGGCCGCTTGATCTAGATCAAAGACAGCCGGCGGGTGGCGCCCTATCCTGAGGCCATGAGAAGCACGATCCACACATTCCCGGCCTGGGCGGACAGCTCACATTGCGGCGTCGTCCGCAAGCCGCCGCTGGCCAGGCTGCTTGTTTTTTCTGACATTGCAGGAGAGACATCATGAGCGTTGTTCCTTCGTCTGTGCCCGTCACAGCCTCCACCCGTCTGCTCGACAAGTACATGCTGCCCAAGGTGGCGTTGACGGTGATCGTCATCGCCTCGCTGGTGGGTACATGGCTGACCATGAGCACCCACGGCGCTGGCGCATTGGGCGCCGTGGCCGGGCGCTGGCTACATTTGATCAGCTTCGCCGCTTTGACTGGCGGCTTCATGTGGAAGGGCCTGTTCATCCGCCCGGCGGAGAAAGCGGCCCAGGGGCCCTACTTCTCCCGCTTTGCGGCCGCATCCCAGGCGCGCTTCCGCCGCATTGCCCAGGCGGCGCTGCCGCTCTTCCTGCTGGCCGCGCTGATCGACCTGCGCCGCTTCAGCGGCTGGGGCGTGGGCTGGCTGGTCTGGCCCGAGGCGGCGCTGCTGCTGGGGATCGGGTTGGCGGCCGGGTGGGACGCCTATGGCCGCCGCGCCGCCGATCCGTTCAGCCAACGGCGCCTGGCCCGGCTGGCGTTGGGGCTGCTGCTGCTCGATGCCCTGGTGCAGGCCGCGTTCGACGTGACGCTGGCCCAGGGCGGCCGGGCCTTGCCCTTGGCAGTGCGCTGGCTGCACCTGGCTGCGTTCGGGTTGTGGTTCGGCGCCGCCGTGTGGAACATCTTCATTGCCGTGCCTGCGGCCCGCGGCATGGTCTCCATCCCTGTGGTGGTGGCCTCCAGCCAGCAGCTCGAGCGCTTCCGGGTGGCGGTGCGCGTCATCCTGCCCACGCTCATTCTCACCGGCCTGGTGCAGGCGTATCCCTACGTCGGCCTCAACCCCGGCGCCCTGCTCACTTCTCCCTTTGGCCGCATCATCCTGATCAAGCTCATTCTCATCGTCGTGCTGGTCGCCGTCTTCCTCACCTGCCCCATGTGGCGGGCCTGCTCGCCCATCGCTGGCATGTGCAAGCTCGACGACCTCTACGCGCCCAACCCGGAGACGAACTCATGACCACTGCTACGATCTCAACCCCCGCCAAAACCCTGGACAACCGCGGCAGCGACTGCGCCTCGGGCTTCGTGCAACTTTTGGAGATGATGGAGGGCCTGGCGCCCGGCGAAACCCTGGCCATCCTCAGCACCGACGCCGCCTCGCAACGCGAGCTGCGAGAGTGGGCTGGCCGCTCCGGCAACACCCTGCTGCAGGCCGAGACCAGCGGCCCCTTCTGGCGTCGCGAGTATCGCTACTTGATCCGCAAGGGATCCGTAGTCTAAACATCCCCCACCGGCCTTGCCGGCCCGAAGGCGCAGCGCCTACACTGCCGCCCAACCTCCTGGCCTTCCCACCTTCAAACCCTTCAAGGAGTCTGCACCTCATGAGCAACGAACCAACCCTGGACATCCGCACCATCCACCCCATGTATCGCCACCCCCTCATCTTCGAGAAATTCGAGGCCTTAGCCCCAGGCGAGGGTTTCGTCCTGGTGAACGACCACAACCCCAAGCCGTTGTACTACCAGTTCCAGGCGGAGATGCCTGGCCAGTTTACCTGGGATTATTTGGAGGAGGGGCCGGAAGCATGGCGGGTGCGCATCGGCCGTTCGGCGGCCTGATCCGGGTCAAGCGCGCTTACGACACGGCAGAGGCGGCGGACGGGGAGCGTTTCCTCGTTGACCGCCTTTGGCCGCGCGGGGTGACCAAGGAGGTGCTACGCCTGGCCGGCTGGCTGCGGGAGGTGGCGCCAAGCGACGAACTGCGGCGCTGGTTCGGCCATGATCCCGACCGCTGGGCCGAGTTCCAGCGGCGCTATGGGGCGGAACTGGACGGGAAGCCGGAGAGCTGGCAGCCGCTGCTGGAAGCGGCCGCCCGCGGGGACATCACCCTGGTCTACGGGACCAAAGATACGCAGCACAACAATGCCGCAGCCCTCAAGTCGTATCTGGAGGCGCGGCGGGCGGAAGATGGCCCTCCCGATCCCGGTTAGCGTCAGCGCCAGGCGCCGCGCTGCAAGCCGGCCATGACTTGGGTGTGATCGGCGTCGGTGGGCGGCGGCGTCACCACGTGCAGGAGCACCAACCGCGTCTCGGCCCGGATGCCGCGAGCCTCACCCGCCGCTACGAAGGCGGTTGCGCCCGGTCCCACGCGCGTCTCATGC contains these protein-coding regions:
- a CDS encoding GNAT family N-acetyltransferase — its product is MVSTPTVPDPGPPPAALALAHHWLAEEPQSALANFTWVNNVTTAAGHCHFAWDGTGEAVHCLARRRGLPFTAISVEGSDPAIVRRLAAELLPAGQSAYTLAPPRLAAVLGQAAQVEESHPEWQMVFRPTATALDPGPARPLSLADLPAMQRLAQVGEAMVFSPESLQRGAFFGVFAADELVAMGGVQNELPGWAEIGSIVTHPAHRRQGYAAQVVSALIRHLAASDRRVFLCLFQTNTPARALYEKLGFAIANELHLLHWRLP
- a CDS encoding 3-hydroxybutyryl-CoA dehydrogenase (converts (S)-3-hydroxybutanoyl-CoA to 3-acetoacetyl-CoA), producing MSIQTIGVVGCGLMGSGIVEVCARSGFDVIVGEMNDDFLRSGLARVNKSIERGVSRGKISAEEAQATLGRIRGTTEPEDFAPVDLVIEAVTEDIELKQRIFRRLDAVVGPEVILASNTSSISIAALAAVTKRPDRVLGMHFFNPVPVMALLELVRGILTSDETLAVAQDIGARLGKTTVVAKDSPGFIVNRLLIPYIIDAIKLYEAGLATKEDIDAGVKLGLAHPMGPLTLTDLVGLDTTLAVADVLYAEYGEPRFKAPPLLRQMVTAGLLGRKSGRGFYTYGS
- a CDS encoding DUF2231 domain-containing protein, with product MSLLSLPLHPRLVHFPIALLLAGSVAILVYEWRRYRWLAGWGFLALLAGWALTLPGIITGLIDKSALPPDSEANRVANLHTTAIFVMWAVYGLALYWGWLWREDMDKDGRRWKLAVLLILASVILLAAGDLGGRLVYELGVGVD
- a CDS encoding DUF1905 domain-containing protein — encoded protein: MALIHFAGPLVRRGNYYCVEFPRLVSVDLRSRARVKVRGTINGGDYDGSAFPTGDGRHFIMISARKRQELDILEGEEVVVILDQVEDDEG
- a CDS encoding PIG-L family deacetylase gives rise to the protein MSVQLRILAIFAHPDDELGTGGTLAKYAHQGADITLVCATRGEAATIYCDDCATPATLAAVRTAELECCCRHLGIEHLEWLDWPDGGVQSAPEAMAQLVPLVRRLRPHVLLTHAHHGGYPHPDHLGVHARVRAAFDAAADPTFGPEFGPAWATPKLYVRAIPETAFDLVPGFRDYRVQLNGQALPFQADPPEHIHCSIDTSAWVDARLAGWQCHRSQHNPNGLFSALPEEVQRLVYSHEHLRLFAHHLPADLPPHDSLEAGLSDDD
- a CDS encoding DUF2203 domain-containing protein, with translation MAERRLFTLAEANALLPRLTALLDQLRAARDAIRAARADLLPVLEAAVGNGGSRKAGELLPHFRRMEEALLTIQGLGLELRDIDAGLVDFPSQRGGRVVYLCWRYGEDAIRFWHDLDAGFAGRRPL
- a CDS encoding DUF2249 domain-containing protein → MSNEPTLDIRTIHPMYRHPLIFEKFEALAPGEGFVLVNDHNPKPLYYQFQAEMPGQFTWDYLEEGPEAWRVRIGRSAA
- a CDS encoding CopD family protein; amino-acid sequence: MSVVPSSVPVTASTRLLDKYMLPKVALTVIVIASLVGTWLTMSTHGAGALGAVAGRWLHLISFAALTGGFMWKGLFIRPAEKAAQGPYFSRFAAASQARFRRIAQAALPLFLLAALIDLRRFSGWGVGWLVWPEAALLLGIGLAAGWDAYGRRAADPFSQRRLARLALGLLLLDALVQAAFDVTLAQGGRALPLAVRWLHLAAFGLWFGAAVWNIFIAVPAARGMVSIPVVVASSQQLERFRVAVRVILPTLILTGLVQAYPYVGLNPGALLTSPFGRIILIKLILIVVLVAVFLTCPMWRACSPIAGMCKLDDLYAPNPETNS
- a CDS encoding sulfurtransferase TusA family protein; its protein translation is MTTATISTPAKTLDNRGSDCASGFVQLLEMMEGLAPGETLAILSTDAASQRELREWAGRSGNTLLQAETSGPFWRREYRYLIRKGSVV
- a CDS encoding DUF488 domain-containing protein, whose translation is MIRVKRAYDTAEAADGERFLVDRLWPRGVTKEVLRLAGWLREVAPSDELRRWFGHDPDRWAEFQRRYGAELDGKPESWQPLLEAAARGDITLVYGTKDTQHNNAAALKSYLEARRAEDGPPDPG